CATGTTGAACTTCCGCGGCACGTATCTGCAGGATTGGTCGGCGGACCCGAACGCCCCGTTGTCCTGGCGTTTCCGCAAGGATATAGCCGGTTCGGGCACGCTTGGGGATATCGGCACGCATGTCATCGATCTCGCCCGTTATCTGGTCGGGGAAATTACCGCGGTCATGGGCATGGCCAACACGTGGATTAAGGAACGCCCGGTTTCCTCCGGTCCCGTCGACAAGCTCGGAACCGTGAAGTCTACGGGAGACGTGAAGAAAGCGCCCGTTGACGTGGACGATGAGATCATCACGCTGCTTCGGTTCGAGAACGGAGCCGTCGGCAGTCTGGAAGCGACACGCAACGCATGGGGACGGAACAACTTCCTTACGTTCGAGATCCACGGCGACAAAGGCTCCCTGTATTTCAATTATGAACGCCGCGACGAGCTTCAGGTCTGCTTCTCCGACGATCCGGACGACAGGCGAGGGTTCCGGACGATTTATACCGGTCCGGCCCATCCGAACGGCCCGGCGTTGTGGCCGATTCCGGCATTGGGCATCGGTTACGGCGAGACGAAAATTATCGAAGCGCACGACTTCATCTCCGCTATCGTCCACGACACGGAGGTTTCGCCGAACTTCCACGACGGGTACCGGATTCATGTCATTTGCGACGCCATCCTGGAATCGGCAAGCAGCGGCCGGTGGGTGAACACCGCCGAGCAACAGCCGGCCACTCCCTGATTCGCCGGTCGGGCGCCGCGGGAGCCGCAACGGAAACAAGAGGTAGCCAACCGGTTACCTCTTGTTTCCGTCCTGCGCGCCGGACAGGCGGCTGGAAGCCGGCTGATATCATGAGCCCTATCTATGCCGGCTCCCGCTGTTTGGCCGGGTACGGAATCCGGAATGAAAACTCCGTGCCTCGCCCCGGCTCGCTCTCGACACGGAACTGCAACTCCTCGCCGTAGACCAGAATCAACCTGCGGTACGTGTTGAGTATGCCGGTATGCTTGCGGAAATAAGGGTCCTTGGATTCTCCTTTTCCGGCGATGAGCTGGCGAAGCTTCTCCAGCACGTCGGCCGGTATTCCGGTTCCCGTATCGCGGATCGATACGTCGATAAACGAGTCCTGAGCCTGCACGCTGACGGTGAGATGGAACTGCTCGGTGCTCATATTCGGACTCCAGCCGTATTTGATCGCGTTCTCGATAAAAGGCTGAATGCTGAGCTTGACAACCTGAACGTCGAGAAGCTCGGGGGGGTCGATCTCGAACCGCGCGCGAACGTCCTTTCCGTTCCGGTAGTAATGGATGGTCAGGAAATTGCGGATGTAGGCGATTTCCTCCCGCAGCGACGCCCATCCGTCGTCATTGCGAATGGTGTATCTCATCATGCGGGAAACGGATTGCACCATATCGCCGACCGCTTCGCCGTTGTTGCGGACCGCGTAGGATTCGATCGTCTCCAGGGTGTTGAACAGGAAGTGAGGGTTGATCTGGGCCTGAAGCTGCAGCAGCTCGCGCTCCTTTTCTCTCATGTTGGCCTGGTACACTTCCCGTTCCATGAACTGCAATTTTTCGAGCGTCTGGTTGTAGCTCTGGATCAAAAATCCGATCTCGTCGTGGTTGTGCTTCATCGGCACGGGCACGTAGACGCCGCGGCCGAGGCTTTGCATGCCTTTTTTCAGTCTGTACAGCGGCCGAAGGATGCCGCTCATGACGGGGAACGCGATGATCAATGCGGTGACGAGGCTGATGGCCGCAATCAGCAGCGTCAACTGGTACGTCTGCCGCACCCCTTTGTTGATGCTGCTGAGCGGAGCGGCCCATACGAGCTTCCAATGGGTGTCCGGAAGCTCCGTATAGATCGCCTGATATTCGATGTTGTCCGATGTGAACAACAGTTGCTTGCCGCCGTCGGGAGCCTGCAGCCGGGCCTGCTGAAAATCGCGCATCAAACCGGAAGGCACGGGCGTCTCGGAGACGGCTGTGCCGTCTTGCTCGTGATACAGGATGACTTGGCCGACCTGATCCTTCTGGTTGCTGCTGAGCATGCGCTTTATTTTGTCTTCGTGAATCTCCATGATGAACAACGCTTCCGTCCGGCCTGTATCCGTATTCAAAATCGGCCGGATATAAGAGAATACGTGCGCATCGTTGTACAAAATATAAGGCAACGGATGCGGAGCGGTCAGCGCCGGCTTGTTGTTGGAGAAGGAAGCCTGGTACAGCTTGTCCGTCCCGAAGGAATACGAAGGGTCCAACTGCTTCTGGTACGAATCGAAATACACTTTCCCGAGCCGGTCGACATACAAAACGCCCAGCACTTCGGGATGGAATTGCAGCGAGTTCCGGACAATGGGGCGGAAGCGGATCATTTCATCGGCCTGCTCGGACAATTGATCGGGCCGGGTATCCAGAAAATCGCGAAAGCTGGCGTTGATAAAGAGACTGTCGAACGATTCGTTTAAGTTTTGCAGATAGTCGGACAGCTCCTTGGAGACGAATTCCACGTATTGCGTCGAGATCGACGCGGAATATTCCGTGCTGGAGCGGAACATAAAATACTCCGAGCTGTAGCTGACCAATGAAATCGGGATAATGGATATTAATATGAGCAGCACGAAAAGTTTGAACTTGAGCGAGCGTCGTTGTAAGATACGCTTTACAGATGAGAAGCGCAACAATCGGGAGTTCCTCCTCGTATGCATGGTTTACCTGATGAAGCTTCGAGATCGGATCTGCATGAGGGAGCTGGAGTCGTATGAAGATCTGCGTCGTTGACGACGAAAGGGAAGTGCGGGTCAGTATTATTCAGAAGCTGACGGCGCTTTTCCCCCATGAACAAGTGTTTGATGCGGGGTTCGGATACGAGGCCCTTCAGCGGATTGAATTTATCCAGCCCGACCTTGTGTTTCTCGATATCCGGATGCCGGAATTGGACGGCCTGCAGATCCTTCAGCATTTACATGAGAAGTACCCCTCCATTTATGTCGTTATTATATCAGGGTACGATGATTTTGAATATGCAAGGAAAGCGCTCATCCTGG
The nucleotide sequence above comes from Paenibacillus thermoaerophilus. Encoded proteins:
- a CDS encoding Gfo/Idh/MocA family protein — protein: MRTLNVGMIGGGFMGKAHSLAYAGMPMFFWPAPAVPFRKTVVDINEELARDAAARYGFESWATDWRKVIEDPNIDIVDIVTPNNTHAEMAIAAAKAGKHILSEKPLARTTEEAKRMLDAANEAGVKHMVAFNYRRTPAVTLAKKYIEEGAIGRMLNFRGTYLQDWSADPNAPLSWRFRKDIAGSGTLGDIGTHVIDLARYLVGEITAVMGMANTWIKERPVSSGPVDKLGTVKSTGDVKKAPVDVDDEIITLLRFENGAVGSLEATRNAWGRNNFLTFEIHGDKGSLYFNYERRDELQVCFSDDPDDRRGFRTIYTGPAHPNGPALWPIPALGIGYGETKIIEAHDFISAIVHDTEVSPNFHDGYRIHVICDAILESASSGRWVNTAEQQPATP
- a CDS encoding cache domain-containing sensor histidine kinase, with amino-acid sequence MFRSSTEYSASISTQYVEFVSKELSDYLQNLNESFDSLFINASFRDFLDTRPDQLSEQADEMIRFRPIVRNSLQFHPEVLGVLYVDRLGKVYFDSYQKQLDPSYSFGTDKLYQASFSNNKPALTAPHPLPYILYNDAHVFSYIRPILNTDTGRTEALFIMEIHEDKIKRMLSSNQKDQVGQVILYHEQDGTAVSETPVPSGLMRDFQQARLQAPDGGKQLLFTSDNIEYQAIYTELPDTHWKLVWAAPLSSINKGVRQTYQLTLLIAAISLVTALIIAFPVMSGILRPLYRLKKGMQSLGRGVYVPVPMKHNHDEIGFLIQSYNQTLEKLQFMEREVYQANMREKERELLQLQAQINPHFLFNTLETIESYAVRNNGEAVGDMVQSVSRMMRYTIRNDDGWASLREEIAYIRNFLTIHYYRNGKDVRARFEIDPPELLDVQVVKLSIQPFIENAIKYGWSPNMSTEQFHLTVSVQAQDSFIDVSIRDTGTGIPADVLEKLRQLIAGKGESKDPYFRKHTGILNTYRRLILVYGEELQFRVESEPGRGTEFSFRIPYPAKQREPA